The sequence below is a genomic window from Setaria italica strain Yugu1 chromosome IV, Setaria_italica_v2.0, whole genome shotgun sequence.
AGACATAATCAGAGGTATGTCTATCCATCTGGTCGATTTCTTTTTCAGCATGTTCATACTTCATAAGATATACTACTGTGGttatcaaggaaaaaaaatttgagaGTTGTTTCTCTTCTAATAATAGCTTCACATATTATGCTTGCAGTCTCCCTGGGTGATGTGAAAGGTTTTGGAGCTTTGCAAATTGCCAGATAATATGCATGCAGCATATAATGTAACCCATGCTTGAGGTAATCACTTGCCTTGTAGGCAGTATATCCTATAGCAAGCACTGAAAAATGCTTCAGCTACTGCGAACCATCAGTTCAAACATCTACATCCATCCAACCCTCTACATTTCTGAAGAGAGAGTTCCAGAGCATATGTATTCAATTGCATCTAGCTGTAATTAGCATTTGTATTATTTGTTGGTACATGACATAAAAGTTTAGTATTCCATGCCATAAATTTGATTAAGTTCTCTTGGAACAACAGCCTGTTCCagaatttcaattcatatgcacCTTCAAAATGTATATTGAGTGGCAGTATCTCTGTAGGGCTAAAAGCTAAATCTGACAgctgcatgcatttttttttccctccagCATTTTGTGTCATTGTGCAAACAAACAGTGTTCACTCATTTTCCGAAACGGAGATGTTTAAGCATATTGAGTGCACAAAACTTTGTAATCTGAAACTTATTTTGGTGACAGGCACCTTGGCAGTGTCTCAGGCTTCACTGGTCATGTGCTCCTTCCTCCTTGTGGACTGAGGTTCTTCAGTGGAAAACTGCAGCTGTCACAGTAAAGCGGCAATTCAATTAGAAAACTGCAACTGTCACAGTAGAGTGGCAATTTAACTGTAGAAAAGTGCAGCTGTCGCAGTAAAGTGGCAATGCAGTAATTTCAACTGGTCGGATTTCTCTCTGGGGAGGTAATTTTAGGCTATCTTCAGATTTAGTGGTCCAACTTGTTTCAAAGTATCTTCAGACACAATTCAATCATTGGTAGCTTGCTCCCTACTAAATCCTTATCATCATGTGCGCCGCAGTAATATAAACGCAAATGACACTCTTGTCAGTTCAGGTCAAAACAGAACCTATTGATTCAGAGTTAGGACTATCTACAGTTGAAGCTGTTGCGCATTCAGCTTGTGCCACTTTTCTGTTGAGACGAAACATTATCATCTTCATAAATCGTTGGTCCTTATGGTCTCTCTTTTTGTAAAGCTGCAGTAACAACTGCCCTGATGAAAACTTGCATTGTTGGCAATAGGTATTTGAGGAAGGCTTTTGTGCGTATGATTGGTTCCTGTTGTCTGTATCACCATGAACATACAATGATTGTGACGCGCGGAAACGGGCTCTGCGACTCGCTACCGGAGACGAACGCGGTTACGCGGAgacgaaggaaggagagagtCGGAAGAGAGAGGCTCGTCATCATCATCCGAGTTGCGGCGGTGGGAGCGTCGGACTCGGAGGGGACGAGCGAATCGGGCGGCGGTTGCGGAGCCGGAGGGGGCACTGCGACTGGCTGGGGCAAGGTTTATCCACCCGGCCGTTTCATGCATGCCGACGCTTatcgacttttttttttttttgaaaagtaatGCTTATGGACCTGGTCTTCTCACACTAGCTAACCAGTGACCATGCCACCGGCCTATATATACGCCCGTTCCCCGGTgactcgccgccggcgtctcAAAATTGTTGGATCGTCCACTCACTGTTCTTGGACTTGCAGTCGTCGTAGCATTGACGACCGGCCGATCGAGCCGACGGCAATGGCAATGGCGTCgccgatggtggtggtggcggcggtgctgatgctgatgctgtGCACGGCGTCcgtgcggcgcggcgcggcgctgcaCCTGTGCACGGACCGGCTGTTCAACGGCACGCGGGGGCGGCACGACGACGGGCTTCCGCACCTCACCCCGACGGAGGAGGCCACGTGGATGGCGCTGCTCCCGCGCAGGCTCCGCGGCGGCAACGCCCGCACCGAGTTCGACTGGCTGGCGCTCTACCGCAGCCtcacgcgcggcggcgggccgccggGCCCCCCGGGGGAGCTGCTGTCGCCGGCGCCCCCGCACGACGTCCGcctcgacgacggcggcggcggcggcgacgccgcatCGTTGTCCACGTCCATGTACTGGCGGGCGCAGCAGACCAACCTCGAGTACCTGCTCTACCTCGACCCCGACCGCCTCACCTGGACCTTCCGCCGGCAGGCCGGCCTGCCCACCGTCGGGGACCCCTACGGCGGCTGGGAGGCGCCCGGCGGCCAGCTCCGCGGCCATTTCGCAGGTTCGTTGCCAGTTTCTTCAGTTCAGGCCTCCCTTCTCCTCCGGGGATCAACACGTCTCCCctgaaatcgccccgatctccATTTTTCGACCGTTCGATTTTGATCTGATGAGCCGGCTGGCCTTGTGTGTTCGTTTGGCAGGGCACTACCTGAGCGCGAGCGCGCACATGTGGGCGAGCACGCGCAACGGCACCCTCAGGGAGCGGATGGCGAGGGTGGTGGACGTCCTCCACACCTGCCAGAAGAAGATGGGCACGGGCTACCTCGCGGCGTACCCCGAGGCCGTCTTCGACGCCTACGAGCAGCTGGACGAGGCATGGTCGCCCTATTACACCACGCACAAGGTACTTCGATTATGTGCCAACGACCACCGTTGATCTCCTTGAATAATCTGTTCCTTATTATTTCCATCCAACCTTTTGCATTGCCTGATTCAGTTTCATATATGTTGAATGAAGCTGTATATAACTGAGAATTatctgttgttgttgttgttgtgattTCTGACGCTACGTTCGGTGTTCTGACAGATTATGCAGGGGCTTCTTGATCAGTATACACTGGCTGGGAACAAGAAAGGCCTTGATGTGGTGGTGTGGATGACCGACTACTTCAGCAACCGCGTGAAGAATCTGATACAGAATTACACTATTCAGAGGCATTGGGAGGCCATGAACGAGGAGACTGGTGGATTCAACGACGTCATGTACCAGCTGTATACTATAATGGTGATCCTATCGCCATGGCATTTAGCAGTAAATTTTGACTTGGATTGTGTGTATGGCATATGCACAACTGTCGTATTACGCTGTTCTTACAGCATTGCTTCTATGCTCCCTGCAGAAAGACCAGAAGCATTTGACGATGGCTCATCTTTTCGACAAACCGTGCTTCCTTGGACCACTTGGTCTTCATGTCAGTAGTTTCAGTTTTCTTTGTggtttttctcatttttttttcttataagtTTTCCATAGTACCAGTTAACCAATATATTCATACATTGATCAAAACTTTCAGAAGGATGACATATCAGGTTTGCATGCTAATACCCATCTGCCTGTCCTTGTCGGTGCACAGAAGAGATATGAAGTCGTTGGTGACAATCTTTACAAGGTAAGTTAACATGTTATTTGAAACATTTTACCACATAATTTGTCATGATGAGCAATGTTCTTTGCTGTTCCATTGGGTTATTTCAGTCAGAAATTAAAATGATGTGtaaattcttttttcccttaCAATTTGAGTGAACTGAATACAGAAATAATCATGGCACAGGACATCTCGACGTACTTGTTTGATGTTGTAAATTCTTCTCATACATTCGCAACAGGAGGCACATCTACCATGGAACACTGGTGAGTCATAACGCTTACCATCACCATACACATTTCTCAGAGAATTCGTGATGCCAATGGTAATCTTCGGCTCCAATTTCGTTTTACATGCCAGGCATGACCCGAAGAGACTGGTGGATGAGATCAAGATCAGCTCAAACGAAGAGACCTGCGCCACCTACAACTTCCTCAAGGTGCACTCCTCGTCTCTGATCACATTGCGCAGAACACAATCCTGATACTTGCTTCGCTGCAGGTGTCACGGAACCTGTTCCGGTGGACGAAGGAAGCCAAGTACGCAGACCACTACGAGAGGCTGCTCATCAACGGGATCATGGGCAACCAGAGGGGAACACAGCCTGGTGTCATGCTATACTTCCTTCCCATGGGGCCTGGCCGATCCAAGAGCGTCAGCGGCCTGTCACCCTCTGGCCTTCCGCCGATGAACCCTGGAGGATGGGGAGGTCCGAATGACACGTTCTGGTGCTGCTACGGGACAGGTAAATTACCTGGACACGTACATGATTTTGCTCTTGTTTATGTTGGTTTCTGAACCATCTGGTTTGCATTGTCAGGGATAGAATCTTTCTCGAAGGTAGGGGACTCCATATATTTCCTGGAGGAGGGTGAAACGCCAGGCCTCTACATCATCCAGTACATACCGAGCACTTTCAACTGGAAATCGGCAGGTCTCACTGTCAAGCAGCAGGCGAAACCTCTCTTCTCAACGGATACTTATTTTGAAGTTTCGCTCGCCATTTCTGCAAAGGTAGTTTCATGGATTTCACCGTCAGCAAGTCCATCATCTGGAGACTGCATTATTGGATTCAGGAGTCAGGATGGTATCAACTTTTTATTCTGCATTCACACTGTCATACATGCAGGGAGATGCCCAACTAGCAAAGGTGAGCGTGAGGATCCCGTCGTGGACATCCACGGATGGTGTGATAGCGACTCTAAATGGCGAAAAGCTCAACCTGACAGCCTCTGGCAACTTCAGTGATGGTATTTTACTACTATCCTGACTCTGTTTTAGAACAAATTTGATATTATTTTGATATGAGACCATCTGAGTCAATGAGTGATTCCTGCTTCATGCTTTGTAATTTCCTTGCAGCTGGTTTCCTGACTGTGGCCAAGCTCTGGGATGAAGATACCTTGACCTTAAAATTCCCCATCACCTTAAGAACTGAGGCAATCAAAGGTATGAAATCTCAGACAGATATCAGCATTGATTATTTTCGGATGAGcgcaattttttttcctgaagcTACAAATTTAAGTGTCTGAACTTGGAGGCTGAAATGGTGATTTTTGGTTTCAGATGACAGGCCTGAGTATGCATCCATCCAAGCGGTGCTGTTCGGGCCGCACCTCCTCGCCGGCCTGACGCACGGCAACCTGCCGGTGACCGACAGCAACCACTCCAACGACGGGCTGACCCCTGGCATCTGGGAAGTGAACGCCACCaacgcctcctccgtcgccggctGGGTCACCCCGCTCAAATCCGCGTCGCTCAACCCGCAGCTCGTCACCCTGACGCAGAGCGCCGGCGGGCGGACGCTCGTCCTGTCGGTGTCGGTCGCCGACAGGAAGCTGGCGATGCAGGAGGAGCCCGCCTCCGGGACCGACGCGTGCGTGCACGCCACGTTCCGCGTCCACGGCCCGGATGTTGCCAGCGGCCGCGGTTTGCAAGGGCCGAACGTGACGATCGAGCCGTTCGACCGGCCGGGCATGGCGGTCACCAACGCCCTCGACGTCGGCCGCCCGGGTTGCGGCCGCGACACGCTGTTCAACGCCTTGCCGGGGCTCGACGGCGCGCCGGGATCGGTGTCCCTGGAGCTCGGCAGCAGGCCGGGGTGCTTCGTGACGACGGCCGGCGCGAACGCCGCGCGGGTCGGCGTCGGGTgccggggcgacggcggcggagacggcgatgaggcggcgttccggcgcgcggcgagcttcgcgcgggcggcgccgctgAGGCGGTACGACCCGCTGAGCTTCGCGGCGCGCGGGACGGAGCGGGGGTTCCTGCTGGAGCCGCTGCGGAGCCTCCAGGACGAGTTCTACACCGTCTACTTCAGCCtcgtctccggcgacggcgacagctAGCTGATGGGATGGGATCGGGGCACTACGCGCCGCCTGCTCACTGTGGTTGGAGTGACTGTACAAATGACACCCTGTATCTGATCCCCCCATGAACAACAAGCGATGAATCGAATGGATGCATGTACTGGACGCCGTAGATGCTGTCTCGTGCTGATTTCCCGCGGCGAGCAAGGATCTGTTTCCGGGATTTTACGCGAGCACAATAATCCGTCTCAAGTGATTCGTTTGATCGTTGTTTCCCGCAAGAACAGTTCTTTTACAAACAGTAAGGCTCAGTTTCAAACACCAGAATCTTACATATACCACAATAATTCCGTCACAAAAGGTTCATTTTCAGACATGAAAtcgtgttttttttgtttttttttggctctGTTGCAAAGGGGCCGAACCATGATCCGTAGGCACATGCGGCTGTGATGATGTGACCATAAATACGTGCGGCCCAATTAGGTGCCTGTCGATCGTGCCGCCCAGCGAATGCCCAACAGCAGTATAGAGTACTGTGGTCACGATCATGACAAGGAAAAAGATTTGCACAGCACCGATCGAGGTGACGGCGAAGATGAAGCGTGTAGCATCTGGCTGCGGGCTCCCGGGTCCCGACCGGGACCAGGAATCTCCAACCGCC
It includes:
- the LOC101776077 gene encoding uncharacterized protein LOC101776077 isoform X2; this encodes MPPAYIYARSPVTRRRRLKIVGSSTHCSWTCSRRSIDDRPIEPTAMAMASPMVVVAAVLMLMLCTASVRRGAALHLCTDRLFNGTRGRHDDGLPHLTPTEEATWMALLPRRLRGGNARTEFDWLALYRSLTRGGGPPGPPGELLSPAPPHDVRLDDGGGGGDAASLSTSMYWRAQQTNLEYLLYLDPDRLTWTFRRQAGLPTVGDPYGGWEAPGGQLRGHFAGHYLSASAHMWASTRNGTLRERMARVVDVLHTCQKKMGTGYLAAYPEAVFDAYEQLDEAWSPYYTTHKIMQGLLDQYTLAGNKKGLDVVVWMTDYFSNRVKNLIQNYTIQRHWEAMNEETGGFNDVMYQLYTIMKDQKHLTMAHLFDKPCFLGPLGLHKDDISGLHANTHLPVLVGAQKRYEVVGDNLYKK
- the LOC111256974 gene encoding uncharacterized protein LOC111256974, coding for MQEEPASGTDACVHATFRVHGPDVASGRGLQGPNVTIEPFDRPGMAVTNALDVGRPGCGRDTLFNALPGLDGAPGSVSLELGSRPGCFVTTAGANAARVGVGCRGDGGGDGDEAAFRRAASFARAAPLRRYDPLSFAARGTERGFLLEPLRSLQDEFYTVYFSLVSGDGDS